From Brevibacillus marinus, a single genomic window includes:
- a CDS encoding LutC/YkgG family protein: protein MTDRSGQEAFLQTIAQKLGRPRKSGVTPPVWTQQASLRPARNQTREELFRQFAANLEALHTKVVRVAPADFSAALADVLDQFAVKSAIYWYDPLLEQLQLADLLARREIRHAVCPAEVSEEFRATAAQADLGITTARLAVAETGTVVLFNGGQRGRMVSLLPPHYLVILREEQIVPTLAEVMTHIKQEAAAGLPACINLITGPSRTGDIEGDLAFGVHGPGKVRVIVLTADEDA, encoded by the coding sequence ATGACGGACCGCAGCGGACAAGAAGCGTTTCTGCAGACGATTGCGCAAAAGTTGGGGCGGCCGCGCAAATCGGGTGTCACTCCGCCTGTCTGGACGCAGCAGGCTTCGCTGCGCCCAGCACGCAACCAAACGCGGGAGGAGCTGTTCCGGCAGTTCGCCGCAAACCTGGAAGCGCTGCATACCAAGGTGGTGCGCGTGGCGCCGGCGGACTTTTCCGCCGCCTTGGCAGATGTGCTTGATCAATTTGCGGTGAAATCGGCAATCTATTGGTATGATCCGCTGTTGGAGCAGCTGCAGCTGGCCGACCTGCTTGCGCGGCGGGAGATCCGGCATGCCGTCTGCCCGGCGGAAGTCAGCGAGGAGTTTCGCGCGACCGCCGCTCAGGCGGATCTCGGAATCACCACCGCCCGCTTGGCGGTGGCCGAGACCGGTACGGTCGTCTTGTTTAACGGCGGCCAGCGCGGGCGGATGGTCAGCCTGCTCCCCCCTCACTACCTCGTCATCTTGCGGGAAGAACAGATTGTGCCCACACTCGCCGAGGTGATGACGCATATCAAACAAGAGGCGGCGGCCGGTCTGCCGGCCTGCATCAACCTGATTACCGGACCCAGCCGAACGGGCGACATCGAGGGGGATCTGGCGTTTGGCGTACATGGTCCGGGGAAGGTCCGGGTCATTGTGCTCACAGCGGACGAGGATGCATGA
- a CDS encoding virulence factor codes for MRILSIEPTPSPNSMKVNLDERLPAGQKGTTYTRANQHTAPAPIAQILAIDGVKSVYRAADFLAVERIPTADWPTILSQVREAFGEAGAAPAPSGQTPEQAAEDAWREVTVLIQMFRNIPMQIKLLADGEERRFGLPDRFKAAVMKAQAASVNLIVERQWVEQGTRYGTMQEIGEEVARELDAAYDQARLDRLVELALEQAGGEPLAEAAPSREQLTAMFADPDWKKRYAALQQLKPEEAGLELLQQALSDPNTSIRRLAVAYLGDIKGEEVLPLLYQALRDKSVIVRRTAGDVLSDLGDPRAIPAMCEALRDPNKLVRWRAARFLYEVGDESAIPALRAAADDPEFEVSLQVRMALERIESGEEAAGTVWQQMTRRNSTTE; via the coding sequence GTGCGGATCTTGTCCATCGAACCGACCCCCAGCCCCAACAGCATGAAGGTGAACCTGGACGAACGGCTGCCTGCCGGTCAGAAAGGGACCACCTACACACGCGCAAACCAGCACACGGCTCCCGCACCGATCGCGCAAATCCTGGCGATCGACGGCGTGAAAAGCGTTTATCGCGCCGCTGATTTCCTGGCTGTGGAGCGGATTCCCACCGCCGATTGGCCGACGATCCTCAGCCAGGTGCGGGAAGCGTTCGGCGAAGCGGGAGCAGCGCCTGCGCCGAGCGGACAGACGCCGGAACAGGCGGCGGAGGATGCGTGGCGGGAAGTAACGGTATTGATCCAGATGTTCCGCAACATCCCGATGCAGATCAAGCTGCTGGCGGATGGGGAAGAAAGGCGTTTTGGGTTGCCTGACCGGTTTAAAGCGGCGGTGATGAAAGCGCAGGCTGCTTCCGTCAACCTGATCGTCGAGCGGCAGTGGGTGGAGCAGGGTACGCGCTACGGGACGATGCAGGAGATCGGCGAGGAAGTGGCCCGTGAGCTGGATGCGGCTTACGATCAGGCACGGCTGGACCGGCTGGTCGAGCTGGCGCTGGAGCAGGCGGGCGGGGAACCGCTCGCGGAAGCGGCTCCTTCCCGCGAGCAGCTGACCGCGATGTTTGCTGATCCCGACTGGAAAAAGCGCTACGCAGCGCTGCAGCAGCTGAAACCGGAGGAAGCCGGGCTGGAGCTGCTGCAACAAGCGCTGTCCGACCCGAACACTTCCATTCGCCGCCTGGCCGTCGCCTACCTCGGGGACATCAAAGGGGAGGAGGTCCTGCCGCTTTTGTACCAGGCGCTGCGGGACAAATCGGTCATCGTCCGGCGCACCGCCGGAGACGTCCTCTCTGATCTGGGAGATCCGCGGGCGATTCCGGCGATGTGCGAAGCGCTGCGCGATCCCAACAAACTGGTGCGCTGGCGGGCAGCCCGCTTTCTCTACGAAGTGGGCGATGAGTCGGCGATCCCCGCACTGCGGGCCGCGGCAGACGACCCGGAGTTTGAAGTAAGTCTGCAGGTCCGCATGGCGCTGGAACGGATCGAGTCCGGCGAAGAAGCGGCCGGCACGGTCTGGCAGCAGATGACCAGGCGAAACAGCACAACCGAATAA